ATGTAATTCTTGCTATAGCATCTCCTTTTCTTTTTTCTGAAAAAAATGAAATTGGTAGTGAAATATACTTAGCAAACATAGAAGATTGAATATCTTTTATCGTATTTGTTTGTAAAAAAACCAACGTATAAGAAGCAAGGTATCTAAAAAGGTTTTTAAAGAAAAACAAGAATAAAGTTGTTAAACTAACAAAAAGCAATGCCTTTTCTGAACCGCCACTCTCAATCATTTGAGATATTTTATAATTAAGGCTACCTTGCACATAATCATATATAGAGGTTATTCCACTATAACTAGGTTGGCTTGTTACGATTTCTTCTTTACCAAATAAAATTCCTAAAACAGGAATAAAAGCTAATACTGATAGGACATTAAATACAGCATATAGCACATTAAAAAATATGTTTAAAAAAGCATATTTTTTATACGGTTTGGCAAAGTTTACTATTTTTTTAAAACTACTCACTAGAAATTTAGTTGTTTAATAATTCGTTGTATTTTGGTGTCTAGCTCTTCTTCTACTGCCTTAGCATTGGAAATATCATTTAATTTACTGTTAACGCTAAAGTAGAATTTAATCTTTGGTTCAGTACCACTTGGGCGAGCGGCAATTTTAGTTCCGTCTTGGGTTTGATAGATTAATACATTTGATTTAGGAATATCAATTACAGTTTCTTCACCAGTTAGTAAGTTTTTTCTTATTGAAGATTGATAATCATACAAATACTCAACTTTAGTACCATCTATTTCAGTTAATGGATTGTTGCGTAAATCAATCATCATTTGTTTGATTTGTTGCGCACCGTCCATTCCTTTTTTTACTAAAGAAATCAAATGTTCTTTGTATAAATGATGACGTGTGTATAAGTTTAATAATTCTTTATAAAAAGAACTATTATTAGCTTTTGCATTAGCTGCAATTTCACAAGCAAGTAGGGCAGAGGTAACTGCATCTTTATCGCGAACAAAATCACCTACCATATAGCCAAAACTCTCTTCGCCACCACCAATAAAATTAAGTTCTGGGTGATCTTTGATCATTTTAGCAATCCATTTGAAACCTGTTAAACCAACTTTAGTTTCAACTCCATAAGAATCGGCAATTTCATTGACCAAATTAGTAGAAACTATCGTAGAACCTACGAATTGCTTTCCGTTTAGTTTTCCTTGTTTTTTCCAATCGTTGATTAAGAAATCGGTCATCATACTCATGGTTTGATTTCCGTTTAACAAGGTCATGTTTCCATCTATATCTCTTACTGCTATTCCAATTCTATCTGAATCTGGATCAGTTCCTAAAACAATATCGGCGTCAATTTTATTAGCCAAATCTACGGCCATTTTAAGAGCTGCTGGTTCTTCAGGATTTGGAGATTCAACCGTAGAAAAATCACCATCAGGAATGGCTTGTTCTTCAACAATATGAACCTGTGTATATCCTGCACGTTTTAAAACTTCAGGAATTAATTTGATTGAAGTTCCGTGTAACGAAGTAAATACAATTTTTAAATCTTCACGTCTTTTTATATCAAAAGTACCATTGGCTAAGGAAGCTTTCCAAAAAGCTTCATCTATTTCACTTCCAATAGAAGTAATTAATTCTTCTTTCGTATTGAAATTGATTTCAGAAAAATCTAAAGAATTTACTTCATTAATGATTTCTGTATCTTGTGGAGGCACTATTTGTCCGCCATCATTCCAATATACTTTATATCCGTTATATTCTGGTGGGTTATGAGAAGCTGTTAAAACAATTCCAGCATCACACCCTAAGTAATTTACAGCGAAAGACAATTCTGGGGTGGGGCGCATATCTTCAAATAAAAATACTTGAATGTTATTTGCTGATAACACATTAGCAACCACCTTTGCTAACCATTCACTATCATGACGGCAATCATAACCGATAGCTACTTTTAACGCTTTATTAGGGTATGTTTTATGTAAGTAATTACTTAACCCTTGGGTAGCCTTTCCTAATGTATATTTATTAATTCGGTTAGTACCTGCACCTACAACTCCACGCATTCCACCCGTTCCGAATTCTAGGTTTTTATAAAAACGATCAGCTAAATCCTCAGCACTAGAGCTGATTAATTGCTTGATTTCTTGTTGTGTTTCTGAATCGAAAGTGTCAGAAAGCCATTGTTTAGCGTTGTTTAAAATCTCTTTCATGTATCAAATTAAAAAACGTACAAAGGTACGAGTTTAAAAATTCAGTTGTTCTCTAATTTTATAATGTTTTTGTTGTGGATTACTCTTAATAATCAGTTCGCCTAAAAAGCCTGCTAAAAATAAAAGTGTACCTAAAATCATAGAAGTTAAGGCTATGTAAAACCAAGGGTTACTGGTAACAAGTATTGTTTTTATACCAGAAGATAGATGGTATATTTTCATCGCTCCAATATAAAAGGCTGAAAGGAAACCAAAGATGAACATTAACGTTCCCCACAAGCCAAAAAAGTGCATAGGACGTTTTCCAAATTTAGATAAAAATGAAATGGTAATTAAGTCTAAAAATCCATTTACAAAGCGATCCATACCAAATTTTGTCACTCCATATTTTCTAGCTTGATGCTGTACTATCTTTTCATCAATACGGTTGAATCCTTCATTTTTAGCTAGCACAGGAATGTATCTGTGCATTTCACCACTTACTTTTACTGCCTTCACTACTTCATTTTTATAAGCTTTTAGTCCGCAGTTAAAATCATGTAATTTTAATCCTGATGTTTTACGTGCTGCCCAATTGAATAGCTTAGATGGAATATTTTTAGTGACCACATTGTCATAGCGTTTTCTCTTCCATCCAGAAATTAAATCAAAATTATTTTC
The nucleotide sequence above comes from Tenacibaculum singaporense. Encoded proteins:
- a CDS encoding glycosyltransferase family 2 protein, with the translated sequence MDISVVIPLLNEEESLHELHDWIAKVMQSNRFLYELIFIDDGSTDTSWSVIEELSTKNKSIKGIRFQKNYGKSQALDAGFGLAQGRVVITMDADLQDSPDEIPELYRLITENNFDLISGWKRKRYDNVVTKNIPSKLFNWAARKTSGLKLHDFNCGLKAYKNEVVKAVKVSGEMHRYIPVLAKNEGFNRIDEKIVQHQARKYGVTKFGMDRFVNGFLDLITISFLSKFGKRPMHFFGLWGTLMFIFGFLSAFYIGAMKIYHLSSGIKTILVTSNPWFYIALTSMILGTLLFLAGFLGELIIKSNPQQKHYKIREQLNF
- a CDS encoding phospho-sugar mutase, which encodes MKEILNNAKQWLSDTFDSETQQEIKQLISSSAEDLADRFYKNLEFGTGGMRGVVGAGTNRINKYTLGKATQGLSNYLHKTYPNKALKVAIGYDCRHDSEWLAKVVANVLSANNIQVFLFEDMRPTPELSFAVNYLGCDAGIVLTASHNPPEYNGYKVYWNDGGQIVPPQDTEIINEVNSLDFSEINFNTKEELITSIGSEIDEAFWKASLANGTFDIKRREDLKIVFTSLHGTSIKLIPEVLKRAGYTQVHIVEEQAIPDGDFSTVESPNPEEPAALKMAVDLANKIDADIVLGTDPDSDRIGIAVRDIDGNMTLLNGNQTMSMMTDFLINDWKKQGKLNGKQFVGSTIVSTNLVNEIADSYGVETKVGLTGFKWIAKMIKDHPELNFIGGGEESFGYMVGDFVRDKDAVTSALLACEIAANAKANNSSFYKELLNLYTRHHLYKEHLISLVKKGMDGAQQIKQMMIDLRNNPLTEIDGTKVEYLYDYQSSIRKNLLTGEETVIDIPKSNVLIYQTQDGTKIAARPSGTEPKIKFYFSVNSKLNDISNAKAVEEELDTKIQRIIKQLNF